A window from Solanum stenotomum isolate F172 chromosome 5, ASM1918654v1, whole genome shotgun sequence encodes these proteins:
- the LOC125864167 gene encoding UBP1-associated protein 2C-like gives MTKSIKLLKASLFYFPVTRNVLSRTKTTWSHDGFTHHKLFIGSLGLRTTSETLHRIFSAYGEIKDAFVVRDKFGVSKEYGFVIFKNIRSMLMALKEPYKSLDGKMTITKIARSRIRDVEDESLRTIYVSNVPHDMCPGKLLEYFLSYGVIEKGPFGFDKETGKSRGHSLTCEMAIPKTMMKNPHVGPNLDFDFGPGLHDRYNNARSKFDGCSSRLEVSLVGTPTQNPFEKQTR, from the coding sequence ATgaccaaatcaataaaattgttgaaggcATCTCTATTTTACTTCCCGGTTACTAGAAATGTACTTTCCAGGACTAAAACTACGTGGTCCCACGATGGATTTACGCATCATAAGCTCTTCATTGGAAGTCTTGGGCTTCGTACTACGTCTGAGACTCTACATCGAATTTTCTCCGCCTATGGAGAAATCAAAGATGCGTTTGTGGTTAGAGATAAATTCGGTGTGAGCAAAGAGTATGGCTTTGTGATTTTCAAGAATATAAGGAGCATGTTAATGGCATTGAAAGAGCCTTACAAGAGTCTTGATGGTAAAATGACAATTACAAAAATTGCTAGATCGAGGATTAGAGATGTAGAGGATGAGTCTCTACGTACTATTTACGTGTCCAACGTGCCACATGACATGTGTCCAGGTAAATTGTTGGAGTACTTTTTGTCTTATGGTGTCATAGAAAAGGGTCCATTTGGTTTCGATAAGGAAACAGGAAAATCAAGAGGACACAGTTTGACTTGTGAAATGGCCATCCCGAAGACAATGATGAAAAATCCACATGTTGGTCCTAATTTAGATTTCGATTTTGGACCTGGTCTACATGACCGTTACAATAATGCAAGATCAAAGTTCGATGGTTGTAGCTCGAGGTTAGAAGTGTCACTAGTTGGTACTCCCACCCAAAATCCCTTTGAAAAACAAACACGTTAA